CTTTCGATAAAAAGTATTTACTTCTTTATGGCGGGGCTCACGTTTATTGTAAAGTACGATCCAACCCCATGTGTCAATGAAGAGCCTATCCGGCATCAACCGTACAGTTCCTCATCAATCGCACAGGAGAAAGGCTTAATGCTGATCTTTCCAATCAGCTTCAAAATGGGATCTTTTTCTGGAACAAGACGCTTGACCGACGTTGATGACCCGATTTGATGGCGTTTGGTCAGAATAAACTCAGTAAAGTCCAGTATCTCCTGCAGATCATCTGCGGAGAGCTTGCTTAAGTGCTGAACCACCTGCTTTTTGTAAGAAAGGGATTTCGCTGCCTGCATCTTATTGCCTCCTTGTCAATGCGCTATTATATCAAATTGACGCAGAACTCATCATAAAAGTTTGGTCATGGCTTCACATCGCCCGTGTAAAAATCAAAGACAGCGCCGGGCATGTATCCATGATCTTCAGGGACTCTTGGCCCTGTGCACTCCAGGGTGGGAGGATTCGGGCTTTTACGGGGCCAAAGGAAAATTACCTGAATTTCAGGAAGTCGTCCAAAGAGATGCCGCTTTTCTTATCAGTCCTCGCAATAATCCAGGGGCTAATTCGTTATGATTAGGAATTGAAAGAGTGGGTCTTGATTGATGATAGAGTATCATGTGGCTGCCGGTCTGATGATCCACAGTAACCAAACTGCTCAAAGATCCTGACTGTATCCTTTCCGGAAAGGTTGGAGAGCACCCCCACCTAAACAGTAACCTCTCCCAAAAAGACTTCTTGTTCTTCGTGACGGACCAGCCTTCCGTGTTTTTCCTCTACAAACAGCCATCCCTTTATTGCATCTCTTACGTTTTGGAGTGCCTCATCCATAGTCTTACCCTGGCTCATGCAGCCGACGAGGTCAGGAACATCCACAACATAGCCATCATAATCGGTGTCATGGGTAATAACGACCTTGAATCTCATAGCAAACCTCCTCGCAGATATTTCTTTTGTTAGTATATCACATCTGCACCTGCGCCTCGTGTCTCTACGCTTCATCCTCCCCGGCGAAACCGCCTGTGGCGGGCGCATTACGCATCACGCATTACGCATTACGCATCACGGCCTCTAAAGATGACACGGAGGAGGAAGGAGGGGTTTGATATGAAATTGCGGTACCAGAGGCGGCGGGGTTCGCGGAGCAGGCGGGGCAGCCATTCAAGCCCCAGTTTCTGAAATACAGGATGGGAACGCTTCAGTGCGAAGCAATTGCACAAAATTCTGAAGTTCTGCATCGGAAGCAGCAAGGCGTTTTCTGATCTTGGGATAAGCCAGAACTCTGGAGATCTCGTCGCAGATGGCATCGGACATCAGCAACAAAACCTTTTCGTCCTTGACCATATTGATAATCCTGTCCGGGTTGGAGCCTGAGATGAGAAGAGCGCTGATAAGCTGATTGGTATCCAGAACGATTCGGATCATCGCCGTGCGGCGGTCAGGGCATCTGAAATATCCTCATCAACAGGGGTGGAACGATCCGCAGTTTCCTGCAGAGAGCTGTATAATCTGAAAAATTCTTCACGCTTACCTTCATGTTCAGATACTTCTCAATCGGAATGATAGCCACCAGCGGTTTGCCGGAACGCTCAACAATATACTCATCATCCTTGAGAGAAACCTCGTTCATTACCTGTCCGAGATTCTGTCGTGCTTTGATGGCTGATACCGTTTTTAACATAGCACCTCCTATGACCATTATGGTTGATATGATTACACTGGTTATTAGTTGATGGGGTCAAGGGGAAGCTTACAGTGTGATAGAAATTTTATAGCACCTGTGCTCCAAGCTTTTTTGTGTCTCTCATGTCATCCTTGCACCTCCGGGGTGCAGGCAAATGGGAGGCTGGAGATGATTTACTCCAGATGCAGGGATTTCATATGGGCAAGAGAGCGCTGATATTCCTTTTGATCGAGCACAAAATCGCGGTAAGCAGAGCGGCTCCGAAACAGCCCCTCATCCCGAACACACAACGCATCTTTGGTTTCGTCCACATAGTACATTGCCCATGAAGGCCGAAATACCATTGCCCTTACGCTGCTGCAGTGCAATATGCAGGTGTGTCGGCATGATGCAGTACGAAATGCAGTAGCCTGCTATGCTCTTGGTAAAAACGTGATAGAAAGCATCGGTGGATAAATGATCTCTTTTTCATCCACCGAAATAGAGGGATTCCGTTCCCGGAAGCTGGCATAGGTGGCGGGGGAAAATGTCTCCGGATTTGCTTTTATCTCAAAACCGTACTGCCCCAGCACCACAAAATCCAGCTCTGTTTTATCCTGTGTTCTCCAAAAACCTTATTCCTTGCCTTTTGTGACTTCTGCAGCCAATGCCGCCAGTGGAATAGCCTCTGTGTCGGGCGCGAGCCGGTAGCGTTCGACGCCAGGATACACAACAAACTTTTTCGCAGGAGACATATCTGCACAGGCAGCGTAAAACCCGCGCTCCAGCTTCGGACTGAGGCTGCGTTTTATCTCGATGGCCCAGAGAGTTCCATCCGGCCATGACAGCAGCAAATCTACTTCGGCTCCTCCTCCGGTACGATAGAAAAAGCCCTGAACCTGCCCCATTCCGGCGGCAAGCAGATTTTCAATCACAAAACACTCCCAGCTTTGTCCAACTACCGGGTGGGCAAGCAGGCTTTCCTTGTCAGGTATAGCAAGCAAAGCATGAACAAGGCCGCTATCACGCACATACACCTTGGGTGACTTCACCTGTCTCTTGCCAATATTGGCATGCCAGGGCTGAAGACGTCTCACCAGCATCAGATCAACAAGGAGATCCAGATAGCTATTGACCGTTTTTACATCGATACCAAGATTGCGGGAGAATTGAGCCGTGTTCAGCAGACTACCCTGATTGTGTGCCAACATGACCCAGAAGCGACGCAATGTTTCCGCGGCAATTCGAGGACCAAACTGTGGGATATCTCTTTCAAGGTAGGTACGGATAAAATCCTGTCTCCAGCGCAGACTCAGCCCGGCATCCTGGGCAAGCAGACTTTCCGGGAACCCGCCGGCTACCCAAAGATTTTCTGATGCCAGTTCGCCGGTCTCCAATATATGAAAAGGGGATAGTTCAAGGTACGCTATGCGCCCTGCCAATGTTTCGCCGGACTGTTTCAGCAGATCAAGTGAAGCAGAGCCCAGCAGCAGGTAACGCCCGGCACGCTGGCCGTCGCGACGCCCCTGGTCAATGAGACCTCGCAGAACTGGAAACAGTCCAGGGACGCGATGCACCTCATCGAAAATTATCAGCCTGTCTATATGATCTGCAAGATACAGCTCTGGCTGAAGAAGTTTGGCACGATCCTTCTCTGATTCAAGGTCGAGATAAAGTGCATTGAGCTTTCGCCCTATTTCAAGAGCCAGCGTGGTCTTGCCCACCTGGCGAGGCCCAAGCAGGGCAACAGCAGGAGAGTATGCAAGCGCTTCTGCTATTTTTGGATACAGCAGACGGTATATCATATATGCAATTATGGAATATAACTCCCTGAATTGCAAGGATAAGGCGACAAGATGGCTGGTAACGTGCTGTTCACTATTCGCTATCAATACAAAATGCAAAATTATATTAACACAGGGTCTTCACGACATCCTTGCCAAAAGATTTCTTTAGCTCAAGTTGGAGAGATTCTTACCCGCTTCGATCTGCAAAAGAAAATCGTATCCTAACCCCTGCCGCTTATCCTCATACCGTGAAAAAGTTTCTGTCAGATCAACTTCTGCTTCCGGCCTGATGATGAAGGGATTCAGGAGGTAATAGGGGAGAGTCCTGAGGGAGCTCTGGGGGAGGTTGTACCTGAGGCGGATCTCGGCAGGAATCCTTGCACCTCCGGGGTGCAGGCAAATGGGAGGCTGGAGATGATTTACTCCAGATGCAGGGATTTCATATGGGCAAGAGAGCGCTGATATTCCTTTTGATCGAGCACAAAATCGCGGTAAGCAGAGCGGCTCCGAAAAAGCCCCTCATCCCGAACACACAACGCATCTTTGGTTTCGTCCACATACTCTCTATAGGAGGAATATTTCCATTGATCAGGGTCTTCGCACAAGTGTTCAGTTACCGGGTTCAGATGGATATATCGCGTAAGATGGCTTAGTTGCTCGTTGCTTTCGACCGGAACGTGTTTGAATCTGCTCTGCCATAAGGGTCCTTTTCTGCCGGAGCGTGTATTAAAGTATCGGGTGTAGCTGTTCAGCACATTGCCCATGAAGGCCGAAATACCATTGCCCTTACGCTGCTGCAGTGCAATATGCAGGTGTGTCGGCATGATGCAGTACGAAATGACATCAACAAGCAGATCCCTTGTCAGGCAGTATTTACTAAAAAACAGCTCTTTGTCCTGTAGTGATATATATGAGGAAAACCTGGTCGGGGGTTTTTCCAGGCGGTAATACTTGATGAGGTTGATCATGCGGGCATAGTCCTGGTCGTCCCTGAATATGCAGTAGCCTGCTATGCTCTTGGTAAAAACGTGATAGAAAGCATCGGTGGATAAATGATCTCTTTTCATGCAAATCATTATAATCATTGCACCTCCGGGGTGCAAGGATTTGGGTTAGGGGGTTAGTTTTTGACGGATGACACGGAGGAGGAAGGAGGGGTTTGATATGAAATTGCGGTACCAGATCACTTGTCAGATCATCATATCCCGAACGCTCCCCATACGCGATGGGTCGATTTTTCGGCAAAGTTATCGAAGGTGACGACATCCACCGAGATAGAGGGATTCCGTTCCCGGAAGCTGGCATAGGTGGCGGGGGAAAATGTCTCCGGATTTGCTTTTATCTCAAAACCGTACTGCCCCAGCACCACAAAATCCAGCTCTGTTTTATCCTGTGTTCTCCAAAAACAGATATCTTCATTCGCAACATGTGTGCTTAATTGTCTGAAACAGAGGTTTTCAAGAAAAGCTCCCCGGTCACTGCGAAGACGAAAATCACGAAAATCCCCTACGAGATAATTCCGCATTCCCATATCGGCAAAGTAAAGCTTCGGCATCTTGGTTAGTTCTTTACGGACATTGGTGTGGAAAGGTTTTATCATCACGGCATGAAATGACTTTTGCAGCACATACAGATAATTATCGATTGCCTGTACTGAAACCCCGATGGATTTTGATAGTTCATTGCGATTCATGAGTGAACCGACTTGCGCAGCAAGCATCTTGATCATCATGAAATAAGGTTCCGGATGTCTAATCCGCGACTCTAAAATATCCTTTTTTACCGAGGAGTTGATCAGGTCTTCCAATATCAGAAGCTTTTCAGCTTCATCGGTTGCAAGCACTACCGCCGGATACCCGCCGAAGCGGGAAAATTCGATAAAGAGCCGCACCAGTTCATCCCGTTGCAGCAAGGGGAGTTGCGACATTGCAGTAAAATTATCCGGAGAAAAGCGTGTTGGGAGCAGGTTTGCCAGATCTTCGCGCAGTTTGAACAGCAGAAACTCACTGAAAGAGAGGGTTGGCAGATGAAAAAGGCGTTTGCGTCCGGCAAGGGAGTCCGTGAATTTTTCGTCAATATAAAATGCCGAAGAGCCGGTTACCACCAGTTTCAGCCGAGTCCGATATTCATCAAAGAGGAGTTTCAGGAAATTTGAGGGGTTGTCCAGATATTGGATCTCATCAATAAACACCGTAGCCCGTTCACCTTCGGGGGGCAGAGGCAGGATTGAAAAGATGTTTTCAGGTGCCTGGTTAAGCAAAGCCACATATTCAAGGCGTTCCAGATTGATGAAATGTGCCGTATTTCCGTGCTGCAGGCAATCCTTGTAAAGCTGACGCAGAATGGTTGTTTTGCCGGTCTGCCTGGCACCAACAATCACCAGGATCAAATCGCTTGCCATTGCATCGCTTATGGGATTATAAAGGCTCCTATTTGTCATGCATTAATAATAACCGATATTTAACGTTTAGTAAACTAAAATAAGCAAAGAATATAAGGCTGGCAAAGTGGATAGCATTGTCATTATAATCATTGCACCTCCGGGGTGCAAGGATTTGGGTTAGGGGGTTAGTTTTTGGCGGATAAGATGTCCTTGAAAGGATTCAGTGAACTGAACAGCCCTTTCATGCCAACTGTCGCCCCCATCTGCAAGAGCATACAGAAACCCGGTATCAGCGACAACCGGCCCTCTTATGCGCGCTTTTTCCAAAGCAGCTCCTCGTGCCTTTCCGCTACATTTTTTCTGCCGCTTTTCCCTATTGCAACAAAGCTCAATTTTCTGCCATCGGGTCGCTTCTTTTCAAGATATAATGACATTGCTTCTCTGACCGTCTCAGCAAGACTTTTGCTTTCACGACGGGATACGGACTTCAGCTCCTCAATCATGGAGTCGTCAGCAAAAATAGTTGTTCTTTTCATGTAAACCTCCTCGCATATTTTATGGCATATATATGCTATATGATATCATAATTAGGCAGTTCACGGGGATTAATGCTTAACCTGCCGCGCAGGACAAGAGGCCAGCGTGACCTGTTCGGCTTGCACAGCCGAAGCAGGCATCTGTAAAGCAGTGCGGTAATCTTTTCGCCTAACAGTGACTGCCCGTGAATACGATATTTCGGTTCAAGCCGGAAAGATATCATTTTGAGGTGAACTGTGTTCAATAAGAGCGAAATGTCATTATAATCCTTGCACCTCCGGGGTGCAAGGATTTGGGTTAGGGGGTTAGTTTTTGACGGATGACACGGAGGAGACGGGGCGATGCCTGCGCTATTAAGCCGTAGAGATCCATTTTGCGCGCTTCTCAGAAAGGATGACAAGGTGATTCTTAAATAAATGCCCACTATGGGAGCTTAAAAAGGGAATGAGGAGATTAATGATCTTTTCCGAAGTCGTCGGATGGACTTTTATGCGAACTACTCCGGGATGAATGCTCAGAGGAAGCACTGTCCAATCGCCAAAATGTTCATCAAGGGTTATCAGAATGCGGCTATCATCAATAGCTTTCCGCAGGATCTGAGCATCATCTGATCGGGCATCCCCTGTTTCCGAAGCCCGTATGACATCGTGACCGTCACCGCGCAGAGCTTCAGCAAGATCGAGATGGAACATCTGGTCGAGATAGAGTCTTAGAGGCTCAGGCGCCAATGGTCTCTAACTCGGAATGGTCGAGGGATGCCTTTGCATACATGAGCGCAGCATGGATATCTTCCCTCTTGAGCTCAGGGTAGCCTTCAAGGATGGACTCCCACGATGCTCCTTCTGCTATCTGCTCAAGAATGACGGTTATCGGAATGCGGGTACCCTTGATTACCGGTTTTCCATTACAAACCCTTGGGCTAAGTTCAATGCGGCTATCGTCATCCATATCTGACTCCTTTCACGCGATTATTTTCATTATAGCATAGTTAGAGAGAGCGCTCTTTGCCATTGGAGGTGTGCGCATCTACGAACTGATACCTTATCCGCCCCAGCGGCTTTACTTCCATTACCTCTACGCTTCCACGACTTACGTCTTTACGCCGTTAAGCGAAATGTCATTATAATCCCTGCACCTCCGGGGTGCAAGGATTTGGGTTAGGGGGTTAGTTTTTGACGGATGACACGGAGGAGGAAGGAGGGGTTTGATATGAAATTGCGGTACCAGAGGCGGCGGGGTTCGCGGAGGAGACGGGGCAGCCATTCAAGCCCCAGTTTCTGAAATACAGGATGGGAACGCTTCACATTGCCTGTGTAGAAATCAAAGACAGCGCCGATTGCACCGATGAATTTTACCTTAAGCCGGTGTCTGTTCTGATATATCCATTTTTCCTGCTTCGGTGCAGTCATGCCGACCCAGAGCACATCCGGCGCTGCAAGATTAATTGCCTCCACCATCAGTCTATTGTAGGATAAGTTCGGTTTTTGCGTATTGTTCAACAATTCCTGTAAGGTCTTTCAGATACTCAGTTATGAACATACTCAATACTTTTCAATTTCTGGATATCCTCAATTATGCGCTTGCGCAATTGCAATTCCCCTGACCACTGAACATATTCTTCATCTCCTCCATGCAGATCATCAGCTGAGGCATCTTTGAGAAAGACATCAGAAGCAATGTTATGCCGCTCTTCGAGCTGGCTTATTATCTTGTCTGTTTTGTTCAATGCCAACGCAAGTCTGCTCAGCTCCGCCAAGACGGCTGTTCTGACCAGTTCAGCACTTTCCTCCCGATCCGATATGATTTTGACATTGCTCATAGTCGCCTCCTCTTCGCTTGCTTTCCTTCAGGATAATATAGCTTTTTTAAATATATCCATCAACATTTTAAAATTGTGCTCAGCAGTGTATTTGGTCTGAAACTCAGCATGGGCATTCCTGGCGAATGTGCCCGACAAGCGAAATGTCATTATAATCATTGCACCTCCGGGGTGCAATGATTTGGGTTAGGGGGCTCGGCTCTCAGCTTTTGAACTCACACTTCACGCTTTACGGCCTCTTTGTTTTTTTGAACAGCATGATGAAGGGATTCAGGATGTAATAGGGGAGAGTCCTGAGGGAGCTCTGGGGGAGGTTGTACCTGAGGCGGATCTCGGCTGAAGAAGGGAATATCCTGCGAAGGAGGATCCTGAATATATCGACAGGGGACTCAAGAAGGATCAAAAACATGACCATTCTGAGACGAGAATTCACCGGAGGCTTGAAAAATCCTGTAATGACCTTATCTTTAAGAATGGCATAGCCAAGCATCCGGTTGCACTGGAAAGCTTCCGGGATCTGTATAAAAAAAATATCATGCAGGAGATTTATGGTAAAGTTTGCGAGTCGTTCCATCTTTAATGCCCTGGCAGATCTCATAAACGTCCCCCAGTCAAAGGCGACATCCTGCCTGGAAATTACAATAAGGGGAAGCATGAAAAACCGGAGCGGCAGAAAGCCATGGGAAAATAACCGCGAGATCAGATAGAGAAGATGTTTCTCATTTGACAGCTGAAAGAACTTTTGTTCGCGATATTCGATCTCCTTCAGATCCTCCCACCAGTAATCTGGATCAGCACTGAAGTAGCGCTTCACCAGGTTCCAGTGCAGTTCCAGCACAGTGTTATCTCTGTAAAAGCGGAGGTGATAGGAAGCTGTCAACTGGTCCTGCTCACCAATCCCTTTGCTGAGATCATAGCCGGCTGCAATAAGGGTTTTCTGTGCAACATGCAGATCATCCCACTGGACAAACAGATCTAAATCAGAAGTGGGGTAAAGACCCATATCGCCAAGCAGGGTCTCGGCTGCAAAAGAACCCTTCAGAGGGATGGAGTTTATCCCAGCCCTGCGCAAGATATCAATGAGCTGCAAGGTCTTTTCAAGATGGTCTGCATTTCGCTGGATGTTCATTATGTAGTGTGTCATCAGCCGCTGCATGACTTCATGAGGAACGATCTGAAAAGTTGAAAGGTTTTTATAAAGCAGCGGCGTCACCTGGTTCAGGTTAGCCTGCTGGATCAACCGGTTATAGTCGAGCGGCCTTGCTGTGTCGGACAGAAGGGTCTGAACCTCCTGCATCACCATATCAGATGGCATAGGCTGGGAGAGGAGGAGAACAATACGCTCTTCAGGAGATAACTTCATAGGAGTATTGTAGCAGCAAGCTGAATGTGTCCGGCAAGAGACACGTTAGGATAATCATTGCAGCACCGGGGTGGAGGGATTCGGAGATGAAGCTAAGTGGCCAAAAACGACAGCGTTACCAGTGTTTCTCGATCGCTTTTTGAAGCAGGGCCTGCATCCAACCTGAGATGTTTTCAGTCTGGTACAATCGGCCCATGACATCCCTCGCCCGGCCTGCATCGATGAGGGCCTCCTTTGCAGAAAGAACTGCCTGTTCAAGAAGCGCTTCAAGTGCGGCGTCATCAGTTTCATAGAGGTCAAGGTGATCAACAAGCTGATCCTTTTCTTTATCTGCGAGTCTGTAAAAAAGATAGCCCTCCTTTTTTGAGAGCTGCTCTATGCCAAAGGTGAGCATTGTGCCTGCGGGGTATTCTGACGGTAGTTCGGGACGATCTTCTGAAGGGTGGGGATCACCTCATCAACTGCATTCTCTTTGATAATGCGTTCGAATTCATCAATATGGCACTGCAGTGCCTGGTAGCTGGGAATATATGATGGGATCGCTGCACGTATCTTCTCGTGAGGCGTAGCTGTTGCCAGTTCTGTTTCGTCGAACAGCTCCTCATATAACTTTTCCCCGGGTCTCAGACCGATAAACTCTATCTGTATATCTTCATACGGCACCATGCCGGAGAGTCTTATGATGTTTTCGGCAAGCTCCACGATCCTTATCTGGTCGCCCATCTCGAGAACGAAGATGTCACCGCCCTTGCCCAGGGCTGCGGAGATAAGCACCAGCTGAACTGCTTCTGGTATGAGCATGAAAAACCGCTTTATGTCAGGGTGGGTTACCGTGATCGGGCCACCGTTTCGCAACTGCTCCCTGAAGGTATTGACAACGCTGCCATTGCTCCCCAGAACATTGCCGAACCGCACGGTCGTGAACTTTGTTGAAGAACTATCGTTTATACAGAGGCCCAGGAACTCTGTCACACGTTTCGTTGCACCCATCACATTGGACGGGTTGACCGCCTTGTCAGTAGAAATCGTCACAAAGCTCGCCGTCCCGTATTGCGAAGCTGCCTGTATCAGATTTCGCGTGCCGAAGATGTTGTTCTTCACCGCCTCAAGAGCATTCAGTTCCATGAGCGGCACATGTTTGTGCGCAGCAGCATGGAACACCACCTGGGGTCTGAACTCGGAGAAGAGTGCGGCAACCGATGCGGCATCCCGCATATCGCCGACAACAGTCACTATAACGGGTAATGTATGAGGGGTAATGGGTGAAGGGGTCTGTGCGTTGCTCTTTGCTCTTTGCTCTTTGCTCCTCAGTTCCATATCAATAGCGAAAAGCCCATTTTCATAGCGGTCAAAAAGTACAAGTTTTTGCGGACCATAAAGCATGATCTGCCTGCAGAGTTCAGAGCCGATCGAGCCGCCCGCGCCGGTAACCAGCACAGTTTTGCCTTTGATATGAGCATATACCTCCTCGATATCCGTGCGTATCTGCTCCCTCTGGAGAAGGTCTTCAAGAGACAGCGGCCTGATATGAGAGACGGTCACATTCCCCTCAACAATATCATGCAGACCGGGAAGGGTCTTTACCGGAAGGTTAAACTGCTT
The sequence above is drawn from the Nitrospirota bacterium genome and encodes:
- a CDS encoding nucleotidyltransferase family protein, whose product is MKLSPEERIVLLLSQPMPSDMVMQEVQTLLSDTARPLDYNRLIQQANLNQVTPLLYKNLSTFQIVPHEVMQRLMTHYIMNIQRNADHLEKTLQLIDILRRAGINSIPLKGSFAAETLLGDMGLYPTSDLDLFVQWDDLHVAQKTLIAAGYDLSKGIGEQDQLTASYHLRFYRDNTVLELHWNLVKRYFSADPDYWWEDLKEIEYREQKFFQLSNEKHLLYLISRLFSHGFLPLRFFMLPLIVISRQDVAFDWGTFMRSARALKMERLANFTINLLHDIFFIQIPEAFQCNRMLGYAILKDKVITGFFKPPVNSRLRMVMFLILLESPVDIFRILLRRIFPSSAEIRLRYNLPQSSLRTLPYYILNPFIMLFKKTKRP
- a CDS encoding DUF5615 family PIN-like protein, with protein sequence MFHLDLAEALRGDGHDVIRASETGDARSDDAQILRKAIDDSRILITLDEHFGDWTVLPLSIHPGVVRIKVHPTTSEKIINLLIPFLSSHSGHLFKNHLVILSEKRAKWISTA
- a CDS encoding polysaccharide biosynthesis protein gives rise to the protein MVALLHLLQVAAANYFAFVLRFDGFISPLSHNDQFSNFIGYLPALLAIRLAMYTGFGLYKDLWKYSSVRDLVKLVWTILLGSGLFFVLVRLILNDTHYPRSIYILDGLLLLMISGGTRLGFRVFREYLEKQVSSKKVLIIGAGDAGEMIVRDMLNNARYNIEPIGFIDDDLHKRGMQIHGLPIFGPRERIAAVVAQHQPDEILIALPAMSAKVIREVYEYCKQFNLPVKTLPGLHDIVEGNVTVSHIRPLSLEDLLQREQIRTDIEEVYAHIKGKTVLVTGAGGSIGSELCRQIMLYGPQKLVLFDRYENGLFAIDMELRSKEQRAKSNAQTPSPITPHTLPVIVTVVGDMRDAASVAALFSEFRPQVVFHAAAHKHVPLMELNALEAVKNNIFGTRNLIQAASQYGTASFVTISTDKAVNPSNVMGATKRVTEFLGLCINDSSSTKFTTVRFGNVLGSNGSVVNTFREQLRNGGPITVTHPDIKRFFMLIPEAVQLVLISAALGKGGDIFVLEMGDQIRIVELAENIIRLSGMVPYEDIQIEFIGLRPGEKLYEELFDETELATATPHEKIRAAIPSYIPSYQALQCHIDEFERIIKENAVDEVIPTLQKIVPNYRQNTPQAQCSPLA
- a CDS encoding ATP-binding protein, which produces MASDLILVIVGARQTGKTTILRQLYKDCLQHGNTAHFINLERLEYVALLNQAPENIFSILPLPPEGERATVFIDEIQYLDNPSNFLKLLFDEYRTRLKLVVTGSSAFYIDEKFTDSLAGRKRLFHLPTLSFSEFLLFKLREDLANLLPTRFSPDNFTAMSQLPLLQRDELVRLFIEFSRFGGYPAVVLATDEAEKLLILEDLINSSVKKDILESRIRHPEPYFMMIKMLAAQVGSLMNRNELSKSIGVSVQAIDNYLYVLQKSFHAVMIKPFHTNVRKELTKMPKLYFADMGMRNYLVGDFRDFRLRSDRGAFLENLCFRQLSTHVANEDICFWRTQDKTELDFVVLGQYGFEIKANPETFSPATYASFRERNPSISVDVVTFDNFAEKSTHRVWGAFGI
- a CDS encoding DUF433 domain-containing protein, yielding MDDDSRIELSPRVCNGKPVIKGTRIPITVILEQIAEGASWESILEGYPELKREDIHAALMYAKASLDHSELETIGA
- a CDS encoding ATP-binding protein — its product is MIYRLLYPKIAEALAYSPAVALLGPRQVGKTTLALEIGRKLNALYLDLESEKDRAKLLQPELYLADHIDRLIIFDEVHRVPGLFPVLRGLIDQGRRDGQRAGRYLLLGSASLDLLKQSGETLAGRIAYLELSPFHILETGELASENLWVAGGFPESLLAQDAGLSLRWRQDFIRTYLERDIPQFGPRIAAETLRRFWVMLAHNQGSLLNTAQFSRNLGIDVKTVNSYLDLLVDLMLVRRLQPWHANIGKRQVKSPKVYVRDSGLVHALLAIPDKESLLAHPVVGQSWECFVIENLLAAGMGQVQGFFYRTGGGAEVDLLLSWPDGTLWAIEIKRSLSPKLERGFYAACADMSPAKKFVVYPGVERYRLAPDTEAIPLAALAAEVTKGKE
- a CDS encoding transposase — encoded protein: MKRDHLSTDAFYHVFTKSIAGYCIFRDDQDYARMINLIKYYRLEKPPTRFSSYISLQDKELFFSKYCLTRDLLVDVISYCIMPTHLHIALQQRKGNGISAFMGNVLNSYTRYFNTRSGRKGPLWQSRFKHVPVESNEQLSHLTRYIHLNPVTEHLCEDPDQWKYSSYREYVDETKDALCVRDEGLFRSRSAYRDFVLDQKEYQRSLAHMKSLHLE
- a CDS encoding type II toxin-antitoxin system Phd/YefM family antitoxin, which translates into the protein MLKTVSAIKARQNLGQVMNEVSLKDDEYIVERSGKPLVAIIPIEKYLNMKVSVKNFSDYTALCRKLRIVPPLLMRIFQMP
- a CDS encoding putative toxin-antitoxin system toxin component, PIN family; translated protein: MIRIVLDTNQLISALLISGSNPDRIINMVKDEKVLLLMSDAICDEISRVLAYPKIRKRLAASDAELQNFVQLLRTEAFPSCISETGA
- a CDS encoding type II toxin-antitoxin system HicB family antitoxin — protein: MRFKVVITHDTDYDGYVVDVPDLVGCMSQGKTMDEALQNVRDAIKGWLFVEEKHGRLVRHEEQEVFLGEVTV